Sequence from the Corallococcus sp. EGB genome:
ACGGCCCCTTCCCCTTGAGCGGCAAGGCCGGCGAGGAGCACCCCCTGGAGCTGACGGTCGCGCTGCCCGCGGGGGCCGATATGGCGGAGGTCACCGCCACGTTCTCCGAGCACCCGGACCCCACCCTGGCGGCCTTGCGCGGCGAGGCGGCAGGGGGGGTGGTGGTGCTCAGGCAGGAGGTCCGGGTAAAGGATGCTCCATGAAGAAGCTGGAAGTCCTCCTGGGGGCGGCGCTGCTCTTCTCGGCGCCGGAGGCATTCGCGGACACGGTCCGGCGCGCGCTCGTCATTGCCCACAACGGCAGTGACGCTCCCGCGCTCCCGCCGCTTCGCTACGCGGACGACGACGGCGTCCTGTGGGCGGAGACGCTCCAGCGGCTGGGCGTGGAGACGACGCTGCTGGTGGATCCGGACGAGCCCACGCGCAAGGCCGGCAGCCTCGTGCTGCGGTCCGCGCAGCCGCCCACGCGCGCCGCCGTGGAGCAGGCCGTGAAGCGGCTGCAAGCGGCGGCCCTCGCGGACCACGCGGCGGGACACCAGACGGACGTGCTGATCATCTACGTGGGCCACGGCAACACGGACGACGCGGGCCGCGCCTACTTCACGCTCGCCGACGCGCGCCTCGACCGGACCAGCCTCTATTCGGAGGTCGTGGATCCGCTGGGCGCGGACTACGTGCACGTCATCGCGGACGCGTGCCGCGCCTCGGGGGTGGTGGGCAGCCGCGGCGGCACGCCGGACGCGGCGGTGCTGGCGGAGTTGCGCGGCGTCCTGGCGCGCGAACAGCTGGCGTCGCGCCCGAACGTGGGCGCCCTCTTCGCGGAGAGCGAGGACGGCGAGACGCACGAGTGGTCCCGCATCCGCGCGGGCGTCTTCAGCCACGTGGCCCGCTCCGGCCTGCTGGGTGGCGCGGACATCAACGGCGACGGGCAGGTGGAGTACAGCGAGCTGGCCGCGTTCGTGGCCGCCTCGCTGCACGGCGTGAAGGGCCTGCCCGCGCGCCTGTCCGTCAACGCCTTCGCGCCCACGGCCGCGCCTCGCCGCCCGCTGGTGGGACCCGCGCCGGAAGGGCCCCGGCTCACCTTCCCCGCCGGCTTCGAGTACGCGCGACTCTCCGTGGAGGACGCGGCCGGCCAGCGGCTGGTGGACCTGCGCCGGGCGCCGCAGCAGTGGACGCAGATCCTGCTGCCCCTGCGCGACGTGTACTGGGTGCGCGCGCCGGACGCGGAGGCGCGCGTGACGTTGGCGCAGCTGTCCAAGGGCATGCCCGAGCTGCGCCCGCGTGAGCTGCAGGAGCGCGGTCCCGCGGAGGAGGCGCTCCGCCGGGGCCTGTTCGCCGTGCCGCTGGACCGCTCCTTCTACGACGAGTACGTCGCCGCCGCGAGGCTGGTTCCGGTGGACTTCAGCACGCCCTTCCAGCCGCCCGTCATCGGCGGGGCGCGCCCGGCGCTGGCCGCCGCTCCGCCGCCCCACTGGACGTCCCGGCTGGAGCTGGGCCTGGGCGCGGGGCGCTCGCCGCTGGGGCTGGCGAGGTTCGCCGCCGGGCCCAGCCTGTCGTGGCGCACGCCGTCCTCGCTGGACCTGCTCTACTACGGCGTGCGCGGGGCGTACGGCGTGACGCCGCTCGCGGCCCGGGACGGCATCCGGCTGCACCGCCTCACGGTGGAGGGGCTGGTGGGGTTGGAGCATCCCGCGAACACACCGCTGTTCGCGGAAGCCGGGTTGGGCTGGGGCCTGCTGGGGCTGACGGCGCCGGGCTTCCGGCAGGCGGACCCCGCGATGCTCACCGGACACGTGGCCGCGGGCGTGACGGGGCGGCTCGCGGGCATGCGATTGCGGCTGTCCGCCCAGGTGGGCATGGACCGCGTCACCGCCAATGGCCGGACCGGCGTGGATCCGCAGTACGGCC
This genomic interval carries:
- a CDS encoding caspase family protein; protein product: MKKLEVLLGAALLFSAPEAFADTVRRALVIAHNGSDAPALPPLRYADDDGVLWAETLQRLGVETTLLVDPDEPTRKAGSLVLRSAQPPTRAAVEQAVKRLQAAALADHAAGHQTDVLIIYVGHGNTDDAGRAYFTLADARLDRTSLYSEVVDPLGADYVHVIADACRASGVVGSRGGTPDAAVLAELRGVLAREQLASRPNVGALFAESEDGETHEWSRIRAGVFSHVARSGLLGGADINGDGQVEYSELAAFVAASLHGVKGLPARLSVNAFAPTAAPRRPLVGPAPEGPRLTFPAGFEYARLSVEDAAGQRLVDLRRAPQQWTQILLPLRDVYWVRAPDAEARVTLAQLSKGMPELRPRELQERGPAEEALRRGLFAVPLDRSFYDEYVAAARLVPVDFSTPFQPPVIGGARPALAAAPPPHWTSRLELGLGAGRSPLGLARFAAGPSLSWRTPSSLDLLYYGVRGAYGVTPLAARDGIRLHRLTVEGLVGLEHPANTPLFAEAGLGWGLLGLTAPGFRQADPAMLTGHVAAGVTGRLAGMRLRLSAQVGMDRVTANGRTGVDPQYGLEISLRR